In a genomic window of uncultured Flavobacterium sp.:
- a CDS encoding sigma-70 family RNA polymerase sigma factor has protein sequence MASNSNLDENKLLFELSQGNEIAFTTLYNRYKNVVYSSALKITKSKTLSEEVVQDVFMKIWLRKEELKDITDFESYLFISGRNQIFNMIKKIAREDTFKSDLKHTDSSFNATDSFLKDEQYNVLLSQILLKLPPQQQKIYQMAKVEGLSHQKIAEILDISPLTVKKHMAQALKLIRLQLARHINLVIISFGYFFTQNI, from the coding sequence ATGGCTTCAAATTCTAATCTTGACGAAAATAAACTTTTGTTTGAATTGTCTCAGGGAAATGAAATAGCCTTCACAACTTTATATAATCGATATAAAAATGTCGTTTACTCATCTGCTTTAAAAATTACTAAATCCAAAACGCTTTCTGAAGAGGTGGTTCAGGATGTATTTATGAAAATTTGGCTTAGAAAAGAAGAATTAAAAGATATAACAGATTTTGAAAGTTATCTTTTTATTTCGGGTAGAAACCAAATTTTTAATATGATTAAAAAAATAGCGAGAGAAGATACTTTTAAAAGTGATCTAAAACATACTGATTCTTCATTTAACGCAACTGATTCTTTTTTAAAAGATGAGCAGTATAATGTACTTTTAAGTCAAATCTTACTCAAACTTCCTCCTCAGCAACAAAAAATATATCAAATGGCTAAAGTTGAAGGACTCAGCCATCAAAAAATTGCAGAAATACTTGATATATCACCTTTAACTGTAAAGAAACATATGGCGCAGGCTTTAAAGCTAATTCGGTTGCAGCTTGCCCGTCATATCAATCTTGTCATAATAAGTTTTGGTTATTTTTTTACTCAAAATATATAG
- a CDS encoding FecR domain-containing protein, with product MQKEEFEKLFDRYLQGELSDQELEQFMQIVKTDQYDVFIKDEIYTSLKENEVSDFMDEKQGEIILNRILSQSKDESKLITFSPEGRNRKKTLRILFAAASIALFAAIGSTFIFKSNPVVPTQVEQQTVAEESALIAFSGKQLIHLPDGSTVLLNDNSSLEYNKNSFDDKTREVTLTGEAYFDIHHNEKKAFIVHTGEVQTKVLGTAFNINARNSSTNIEVTVTRGKVQVGDTKKVYGVITPNQQIKVDKNTLSFEQNNVSAAVVTQWKSNYLILDDINMEEAAALIAQKYKVKISLNENIKNCRITASFLNDEDLDHILKVVCSVIEVNYHYTDSGSIILEGKGCQ from the coding sequence ATGCAAAAAGAAGAATTCGAAAAATTATTTGATCGTTATCTGCAAGGTGAACTTTCAGATCAAGAATTGGAACAATTCATGCAAATTGTAAAAACCGATCAATATGATGTTTTTATAAAAGATGAAATTTATACTTCATTAAAAGAAAATGAGGTTTCAGATTTTATGGACGAGAAGCAGGGAGAAATTATTCTTAATAGAATTTTATCCCAATCTAAAGACGAATCAAAACTAATAACTTTTTCTCCTGAAGGAAGAAATAGAAAAAAGACACTTCGTATTCTTTTTGCAGCGGCAAGTATCGCACTATTTGCAGCTATCGGCAGTACTTTTATTTTTAAATCAAACCCTGTAGTTCCTACTCAGGTTGAACAGCAGACTGTGGCGGAAGAAAGTGCATTAATTGCTTTCAGCGGAAAACAATTAATCCATTTACCTGACGGAAGCACTGTTCTTTTGAATGATAACAGCAGTCTGGAATATAACAAGAACTCTTTTGATGATAAAACCCGTGAAGTAACACTTACCGGTGAAGCTTATTTTGATATTCATCACAATGAAAAAAAGGCTTTTATAGTGCATACCGGCGAGGTTCAGACTAAAGTTTTAGGTACAGCTTTTAATATTAATGCGCGCAATTCGTCTACAAATATTGAGGTTACCGTTACACGAGGTAAAGTACAGGTTGGTGACACTAAGAAAGTATATGGAGTAATTACACCTAACCAACAGATTAAAGTGGATAAAAACACCTTGAGTTTCGAACAGAATAACGTAAGTGCTGCTGTAGTGACACAGTGGAAAAGCAATTACCTGATTTTGGATGATATTAATATGGAAGAAGCAGCAGCGCTTATTGCCCAAAAATATAAAGTGAAAATTTCATTAAATGAAAATATTAAAAATTGCAGAATAACTGCCAGCTTCTTAAATGATGAAGATTTGGATCACATTCTAAAAGTAGTCTGTAGTGTTATTGAAGTCAATTACCACTATACTGATTCAGGATCGATCATCTTGGAAGGAAAAGGCTGTCAATAA